The Deinococcus betulae genomic interval ACAATCATTCGTCCTCACAGGGTCTCAAAAGAGTTGTTCGGCGCTCATCAGGTCGAGATATCAGGGACGACCTGGCTGGCCACTGAAGAGGCCACAGCCTGTCCTCTGCCGTTCCGGCGGCCGGCTCATCCGCCGCCGTGGGCAGCACCTGCACGTCACGGTACGGTAGAGACTGGTTGCGTCACGCGCACGAAGGTCTGATGGCCTTCGTGCCACACCTCGTCCCCCGCATGGTGGACCAGTAGTTTCTGCCCCTGAGCGAGTTGCACGACATAGGTTACGTCATGGCCCTTGAATTCGCGGGACAGGATGGTGACCGGGCACGCCTGCGGGTCCTCCGTGAACGCGAAGTGTTCCGGCCGGACACTGACTGTCACAGGACCCTCCACCTGAGCGTTCAGCAGTAGGCGGCCGAGTTGCGTCTGGGGGCTGCCGCTTGACGCGATACCAGAGAGCAGATTGCTGCGGCCCAGAAAAGTAGCCACGAACTCCGTATGCGGCTGGCTGTACACCGCTTCGGGCGTGCCGATCTGCTCTATCTGGCCCCCACGCATGACGGCGACCCGGTCGCTAAAAGCCAGGGCTTCTTCCTGGTCATGGGTCACCAGCACTGCCGTCGTGCCGCCGGCCCGGACTGTCGTCGACCTTCACCAGTGTGCTGCTTCCCTTTGGTCGTGGTTTCTGGTGTCACGTCGGGTTTCACAGCACGGATCACTTCTTTCCAGTGGGTACGTTCCCGAAGAATCCATTCGCGGACCATGCCACTCAAATTGCACAGCAGGTGCCAACGATCCGCCACTTGAAGGGCCTGCGGAGCGGCCTCGGTGACTGCGCGGCTGTATTCGCTGGCGCGATCTCTGGTGACGATTTCGATGCCTGGATGTGCCCGGTGCCAGTCCCGCAGCACCGCAGTGCTGCGATCTTTCAGGACATCAATCACCTGATGTCGCTCCAGGTCGACGAGTACGGTCCTACAGCTTTGCCCCTTCTGGATGGCCCAGTCATCAACCCCAAGCACCCGTGGGGTAGCAGGAGTGGGGTAGGTCCTCATCACGCGAGGAATGGCGTCTGGGCTGCCAGAATGTGAGCTTTGTGACAAAACGTGTCCGCTCGCTCCGTCCCCATGCCGAAACCCAGATGGGCCAGGAAGGTCTGGAGTCGAGCAGTCCTACGCGCAAAACGCGGAATGTCTGCACCTTGTGCTGAAAAGGTCTGGGCGGGGCATGTGGGGTTGAGACAGCGGAACCACGTCACTTGGATGGAAAGTCGTGTGTCCTGAGGGCCACAGGGAAAGTCGCGGGGATGGCGCCAATAATGCCCGTGAAGACGGCTGCTCGTCTGTCCGCACTGCGGACAGACCGCCTGATGAGCTCTGGTCTGAGCGGAGATGATCAACCCCGCAGACGTCAGGGAGACGGTGCTGAAGTGAAGGCCCGAGATGCGGCAAGCCGTGCGAAGGGCCGACATCCCACAGTGTGCGCCTCACCCTAGCCTGACCACACAGAACCTTTCGTAGCAGCTTCCTTAAAACACCCCCAGAGGTGCTGGCGCCTGTTATCAAGGCCTACCAAGTGCACAGAACCCCATGCTCATATGTGCTGACGTGCACAAAAGCTGCGCCAGGTCGTCCAGGATCGCCGCCCCATTTCTTCTGACAGGCCTCTCCAAGTATGGGATTCTGGTGAGTGGTCTGTACTGGTGGACCACTTCGTGTCTCTTGCCTTTGCATCTCTTTTGGCCCTCCTCGCCGCCTCTGAGCTGGCTCGTCCCTTCCTTCAAGGAGTTTGATTTTGTCTTTGCGATCTTTACGTGCCCTTCAACTTCCACTGGCGACCCTAACGGTCCTGCTCACAGTCAGTTGCAACTGGGGTGCCCCACCCTCTCCAATCGCTGCTTCACCCGCCCCCGTCCTCCCCGTCGCCCCCCGTCAGGCGGTCGCCGGGGGCCTCAATGCCACCTATGTGTTGCGGGCCGATCCACAATTCCGCTTCACTCGCCGCGAACCTGGTATCCACGCCACGGGCAACGCGACGCTCCCCTGGTCGCGTGCTGGCGGCTTTACTGCCACGTGGTCCGGTCAACTGCATGCCCCGACCAGTGAGCCCTACACGTTTTACGTCAAGGGTGACGGGCGCACGCAGGTCTACCTCAATAACGCCCCCCTGATCTCCGCCGGTCAGTCCAGCGGCACGCTCACCCTGTCGGCTGGCACCATGTATGACCTCCGCGTGGAGACCACACAGGATGATCTTCAGCCCCGCCTCACTCTGGAGTGGTCAACCCCCACTAAGACGAGGGCCGTTGTCCCTCCCAGCGCCTTGTTCACGCGCCCTCTCACAGCACAGACAGGGACCCTTCAAGCCAGCAGTGTCACCCTCGGGCAGAACCTTCTAGAGAACGGTGATTTCTCTGATCCTATGGGGTCAAGTACCTACGCTCCTAACTGGTCGGGCACATACAAGATTCAGGGGCCGGGTCGTGACGGCGCCGGGTCAGCGCTCCGCTTGACAGGGACGGCCGCTGCCTCAACGTATCTCTATGATCCTCTGGAGCAAGGGGCAACCTACGCCGTCACGGTGTGGGGCAAAGCCACGACAGCCTCGGCCTGCACCGTGAAGGTGCAATTGGGTACCACCACCGCGGCGGTCAACGAGACGTTGACCTTCACGTCCAGCACGTGGACTAAGCAGACCGTGACCGTGCAGCATCCCTTTACCACCAAGAACTTCAGCCTGTCGAGTGAAACGGCTGGGGGAGAGTGCTGGCTGGATGACGTGAGCGTAGTGGGCACCGCCGCGGCTCCCAATGTGCCGTCACCGCAGGTAAATCTGGTTCAAGAGGGCGACTTCGAGGGCACCTTAAGTGCCTGGCGTTCCAGTGACAACGGCGTGCTGCCGGTGGCCGTCCCAGGTCGCAGCGGCACAGGACAGGCGGGGTCAATCCAGGCGCTGTCAGAGGATGGCTGGAGCCAGGGCTTTAACCAAGTGATTCCGGCGAGTGCCCTGAAGCCAGAGACAGAGTACGTGCTGAAGGTCGCAGGGCGCGTAACGGCCACAGACGACGCTCTCAGCGCGCTCTGCTTTTTCCAGGGGACGAGCGCGGCCGCGACGCCTTGGTTTGATGCCTATGCGTCGTTTCCCTCGACGGCCGCTGGAATCTGGACGGATCAGGTGTTCCGATTTAAGACACCTGCACAGACTGCTGATCTGTACGTCAATCTGAACAAGATGCAGTTGGGGTTCATGCCGACGGAAGCGGCTTGCCAATTTGACGACATCCAACTAGGTGAAGTGGTGACAGGAGGCCCGCAAGAGCCTCAAGAACCAGGGGAGACCGACGAGCCGGAACCTGTCCGGGCTATCATAGATTCTTCTATTACACCACCGACCGTACTTGCTGGGGGCGAAGTACTGTTTAGCGGAGCTGGTTCAACGGGCGAGAACCTAACCTACACATGGGACTTCGGCGATGGAACGACTGAAATAGGTGACGCTGAGGCGACAGGAGACGTCTCTCATACATATACAACGCCTGGTTACTACACGACTAGGCTCAAGGTAACGAATCCACACAGTCCTGTACCCGTCATGTCAGAAATCAGAATCGCAGTTTTGCCTGAAGTGCACGACATGCTTAGCGCTCGGGCCATTGCTTTAGGTGAAGCGACAAGGCTTGATGTTCAGTATCCGTTGCCAGGACTTGAATATGAATGGACCCTGCCCGAGGGTCGGAAAATCATTTCTCCTAACGCGTCATATGAGTTTAAAAGCTTGGGCTTCCATGACATCTCTTTAACGATTTATGATAGAAGGGCGGGTGTTTTTGATGAGAATGGCCCTCCTATTTTGCTGCTAGAAGACGCCAAGGTGAATGTGCAGGCCCCCGAATATGATTTGGAAGTCGCTTTCTATGGCACAGAAGAATATTGTGAGCCCAGTGGCGGCGGAGAGGTAACTAAAGCGTCAATCAATTTTAGAGCTCAGAATGATATTAAGCCAGATAGTTACTGTTTTCATTACACGGATGAAGACCTCTCATATTTTTCCGGTACTGCCACCTCAACTTGGGAGAAAGATCAAGAACTCGCCTCCAGTTCTAACAGTGTTACCGTCGCTGAGTACTACTGGGAATTGCCAGACGGTACGAAGTTTCAAGGAGAAACTATACCTGCTCGGCGTGTATATGACGCAGTAAGGCAATCTGATATTCCTATCTTGACATTTAATATAAGAGATTCTTTAGGGCGAGTTTTCACGGAAGCTTTCCAAGCTGCCGCTCCGCATTATTACTGCCTTAAGGAGGATGTGCCAAGCTGTGTAGAGATTTTCACAAGCTCATTGACTCAAAAAGATGAGTATCACCCACTCCTCAGGGTGGATGTGCCAAATAAATATACAGATGTCGTACGTAATCCAACAGACGACTTCTACGAATACACAATCTACAGTGGATTATATTATTCCCCAAGTGCACACATATTGGTAAATGGAGTCAAAATCTCACTCTCAAGTCCTGGTTATGATTTAAGAACGGGCGGGCCTTTTGATCCTCAGGAGCCTGCAGATCAACATTTTGATGTGACCAAGTGCAGCGGCTATACGCACAAGAATCGAAATGTTCTATTTCTTAAAGCAGCGACTACCGATCCAATATATAATAATCCAGGTAGAATTGAAGCTGGATTGAAAAATGCTTTTAAGTCAGGAATTAATATATATAAATTCAGTAACTTGTTTGAAAAAGGATGCAATGAATATTCTGAACCCGATCCATACGGATATGCATCAGGCGGCAGGTCACAAATTAACTACAAATTCCTCCTACCTAAATATGAGGATATCAGTGTTCCTAAGTTAACATTGAATATTCTTCCAGACGAGCAAGCTCCTTCAGAAAAACGTCAATTATTTGTTGATAAAGAAGGACAGCTTATTGCTCAATTTAATGTTAGCGAGAGGGATATTACGTCGGATGGAAACATAGAGATTAAAATTCCCCTCTATGCAGTAGATGCGAACGGCAATCTGGATACTGGAGTCTACGGAAGCCCCTATCTCGCGCCTAATAATGAGAACCTACTGATGGAGGGCATCGTATTTAATAGAGGTATAGCTGAAGTCGAAACAATTATTAATATAGAAAGCCTGGGTAATGGCTCAATCGATCCATCTAGATTTACGAGATATGGTCTTGATGGAAATATAAGTGAAATCAGCTTCGGTAGCCAGTCTCCTAAAGATTTAAACAGCACCACACTGGCAATGTCTCATAAGACTGCATCTATCAATACGTTAAATAATACCGTTTTACTGCCTCAAAACCTTGCGGGAGAAACTCTTAATCGGATTTATCTGGGTGGATCGGCGAATGCACGACAGGCTATCGACAAATTTCTGAAAAATTACGATGGAAGTGTCACCAACATCGTCGTTGGATTGGCCCCCATTGTTGGAGATGGCTCCGATCTTCTCATGCAGGCATACTATGCCGCGAATCGGAAGAATGTCGATTATGTTATCGTCACTCTTGGGACAATTGGCCTCGTAATGGACGCGACCACTCTAGGCACACTTGACTTTACAGCCCCAATTAAAGCGCTTTACAAGTATGGCGGTACAACAGCCCGCGCTGTCGTCAAGGAGAGCGTAGATCGTTGGAGAACTCGCCCTATTCAAGAAAATTTCAATTCTATTAAAAATAACTATTCATTTATGATGGATGTTGCTTTAAATAAGGGAGATGTTAGAGTAGTCGGTAACGCGCTAGAGCTCGCCGTAGAAGGAAAAGGCACTCCTACTCAGGGTCTGCTGCATTTTACTTCCACCTATAATACATTCAAATCTGGGAATCTTTGGCCGAAGATCAAGGGAATTAATCAAAAGATTAAAGTAGCTAAGTATGGTATGTTTGCCCCTAAGATTTCTCAACGCATAGGGAAATGTGGCAGCAAATGCCTATCAAGTTTTGGTCAACTCGTAAATTTATATAAAGTCAATGGACGCAGTAATATACCAACTTTAAGAAATTTTGAGGAGAGTTTCTTCAATTGTTTGATAAGACCGCAGCAGATTACGCAACAATCCAATAACTCTAAACTTTGTCTAAAAAATATGGTCTTGAGCAAGGCCAAGTTTAACAAGAAGGACCTCTGGTATGGTACATATTCTAGAAAGGGTGACGTATACGACCTAGCCGAAGAATATGACGGTGCTGTTATGACAGATTTCATTGACGACTCTGAGGAAACGTTTTTAAATGAAGAAATTATTGAAGCCTCAAAAGCTCTTTTGGATTTTCATACTTCCCAAGGCCTTCTCGTCAATTTCTCTTTAACTGGTATACGAGATCTAAAAGAGGTTATCAACGGTACTGCGTCAACAATACCAGTAGTAACTAGAGCAGAGCTGTTGTATATTCGAGATAATTGGTCGACCATGGGAACTAAAGTCAAATGGTATCTTAATGGAAAAAATGTTGCGCCCCCATGGCAGTGGGCAGAACCTTGGGTAAAACCATGACCCACCAGGATGATCGCATTACTCTTATACAAATTTCTCGTGATGCACAGTTAAAATTTCTTAATTTTGAAGATGTAGTGCGGTTAGTTCTAATTTTGCACCAAGAGGAGGTTATTCTCGGAGAATGTAAATGGTCGGGCCTGAGGAGGGGGGTTAGAAATTTAGAGGCAAGTGCTCTAGGTTCTATTGCCACTTCAAATGGAGAATTCTTTAGATTGGTTGATCTTTTTGATCTTATATATGATGAAAACCTTGACACCAGAGTTGGTAGATCGACTATCGACATGTCACAAGATAAGAGTGTAATTAAAATTACAGCTCCGTTCGATGGGACCAAGAAGACCGTAAGGTTATTCGATACTAGAAATTTTATAGATGACCTTAAAATATTACTCAACATGTAGATTGTCCAACTCAACAATCCTCTATCATACGAATCATTACTCTGTTGATAAAACTCAGAATTAGATAATGCATTATGTTTATGCGGTCACTATTATGAATTCTCGGCATGTGCATCCACTCAATCAAAAATCTATTTCAGTGTAGGCGTACATCGTAGTTATTCATTACATGAACAGTGTTAATCTGGGGCGGCTCTTAGCCGCCCTTGGCTGTCATGACGGGGGTATTTTAGGAAAGCTGCTACGAAAGGTTCTTCCGCACTTTGTGTGGTCAGGCTAGGGTGAGGCACACACTGTGGGATATCGGCCCTTCGCACGGCTTACCGCATCTCAGGCCTTCACTTCAGCACCGTCTCCCTGACGTCTGCGGGGTTGGTCATCTCCGCTCAGACCAGAGCTCATCAGGCGGACTGTCCGCACTGCGGACAGACGAGCAGCCGTCTTCACGGGCATTATTGGCGCCATCCCCGCGACTTTCCATATGGCCCTCAGGACACACGACTTTCCATTCAAGTGACGCGGTTCCGCTGTCTCAACTCCACATGCCCCGCCCAGACCTTTTCAGCACAAGGTATCGAGATCAGCCTGATAGAACTCCCGGTACCGACCGGCCTGCGGCCGGTCGCCCCGCCAGACTTTCTGAATCTGCGACCGCTGGAAAGACCAGCTGGCTCTCATGCTGCGCCACGTAGCGGGCCAGAGGTATGGACAGGTCAAAGTGCAGGGCCAGCTCGGTGTCGCGGTCCTCTGGCCCGGTATTGAGGCGGGTGAGAGCATACAGCTCGGCGTCCTCACCGCCTTTCGCCATCAGGACGTCTTGGTGCTCTACGCTCGCGGTCTCGATGGGTGTGAACCCGTACGCCTCGTAGGTGTCACGGATCACCGAGAGGACGCGGTTAAAGACGAGCTGCTGGGCTGGAAGATACTCGGGAAAGCCGCTGAGGGCTCGGGGTTTGATCATAGGTGGGCCTCGTAGATCCTGCCCGGGGCGAACGGTGCAGGCGGGGATGCAAGACGTCGGCGCTCAGACGCAGCGCGCGGCTGTAGGTGCTCCCAGGATGTCGATGCACACGTTCCATAGCGCTCAGGATAGAGGCTGGTCAGCGCTCGACCACTAGCCAGATGACATACGCCACCTGCTGATCTGTGAGGGTGCAAAGGCGAGTTCACGTATTGCGGTACACCTGGAGCGCTTTCAAAGTCCACGAGCGGAGGGCTCACTGATGGCTCTACGCGCTGTTTAGTAGAGGTGGTACGGTGACGTCATGTCCCACCCGTCTGATGCTCAATCAATGTACGTCGTCATTGACGGCCTGGAGGGTGACATGGCGCGGGTTGAACAGCCGGACGGCACGGTGGAGGACTGGCCCGTGCACCGGTTGCCTCAAGGTGTTCGGGAAGGCGACGTTCTGCGGCTTGAGGTACGAGGTGGCCATTCGGTCTTACAGCGGGACCACGCCGAAACGCGCTGGCGCCGACAGGAAGCCCAGACTAAGCTGAACGCCCTGAATCAGACCAGCTCCGACGGCGAGGTCACGCTGTGAAAGGGCTTTTGACCTCTCTGCTCTTGGGACTGGGGACGGCAAGTGCTCAGGCGACACCGCCCGGCGCCTTGACCCTGCGCTTCTTAGATGTCGGTCAAGGAGATGCGGTCCTCATCACCAGTCCTGAAGGCAAGAGCCTGCTGTATGACGGCGGCCGCAGCGCTGCCCGCATGGCCACGCTGCTCACCCAGTACAGCGTCAAGAGCCTCGACCTCGTTGCGGCCAGCCACGGCGACGCCGACCACATCACGGGTCTGGTCACGGCGGTCCAGCGGTTCAAGCCCAAGTATTTCCTGAACAACGGCCTCGCCCCAACCACTCAGATCTGGCAGCAACTGGTGGGCGCTGTGCAGGCAGCCGGCACCCAGGGCCTTCTCGCCAAAGCCCAGGTGATCAATTTGGGCAGTGTCAAAGTCACCGTCTTGCCCCCTCCACCTGGCATGCCGAAGACTGAGCAGAACCTCAACAGTATCGGCCTGCTGGTGGAGTACGGCTCGTTTCGGGCCCTGATGACGGGCGACAGCGAGACCGCAGAAACGACAGGGTGGCTGAGGCAAGCTCCCGCGAGTGTCTTTGGCCCCATTGACGTGTACAAAAGCATCCATCATGGGGCGAAGAACGGGGACAACAGCCGCTGGCTGGCGGCTGTCCGACCCACGAACGTGGTGATTGGGGTGGGCCCGAACAACTATGGGCATCCGACCGCTGAGGCGCTCACTCTTTATAAAAAAGCGGGGGCCGCGATCTACCGCACGGACTTGAATGGCACAGTGACGGTGACCGTCCAACCAGGTGGCCAGTACACCCTGACGACCGAGAAAGGCACGGGGGTCAAGGGGACTGGCGCCGCCGTCACGTCCCCTGCTCAGCCGCCTGCACCGCCCTCCTCTCCAGTGCGCTACGCGAATTGCGCAGCAGTGCGGGCAGCAGGGAAAGCGCCCCTCCTCCGCGGCCAGCCGGGGTATTCCACAGCTCTCGACCGGGACGGCGATGGCCGGGCCTGCGAATAAAGCCGCCAGGCATCCGAACTCACTTTCTTGGGTGTCGATCTGTCTGTGGGCTGTGCCTGAGACTACCGAGGCCGTCAATAAACGACCGGCGTGCTGAGAGGGACCGGGCACACGCTGTAGGAAGACGGGGCCTGTCCTGCTAGAACAAGGGGAATGATCCTCGCTCTCGACTTGGAGTTCGACCAGCACGGCTTTCAGTGTGGCGCGCTGGTTGGAGGCGGAACCCAGGTCCTCTTCGAGCGCGAAAAACTTCCGGATATCGTTCATGTCCTGCGCAACGTGCCGCTCGTCGTCGGCCACAACATCCGCCGATTTGATCTGCCGCGCTTAGGCGAACTGGTCGGTGAACCGCTGAAGCTGGAAGAAGACCGGCTCATTGATACGCTTGAACTTGCCGCATTGGTCTGGCCGGGGCGACCCAGTCAGGCTCTGGAAAAACTGTACCGCGACACGCAAGTCGCCAATGATCCCGTGGCCGATTGCCTGGAGGCCATTCGAGTTTTGGACGATGCCAGGACGGACGCGGCTGTGCTCCCGCCGCTGGTCAAGCACTGGGCTCAGCGGCTGCTGCCTGACGGCGGCCTGCGCCGCGTGATTCCAGCAGGCACGGAGGACTGGGCGCCGCTGCGCGACCGCCTGGGTGAGCCTGCCGCCGAGGCCCTTAGGGTTCATCTGTCTGCCCTTCCTGAGGCGCAGATCAGCAATCTAGGCGCGCTGGTATTCCTCCATTGGTGCCTGCAACGTGACGACCCCAGTCACCGGCGACCTATCTGGGTGGAACTGACCTTCCCGAGTTTCTTGGCAGCGGAAGCGGCACTGGGTCCCATCAACACTTCGCGGGAGGCGCTCACGGCGGAACTTCAGGCCATCTACGGCCCAGAGTATGGGTTTCGGGCTGGGCAGTTCGAGATCGTGCAGGCTCTACTGGCCGGCGACTGTGTACCACTGGGCCTGCTGCCCACTGGGGGTGGCAAGAGCCTGACATTTCAGTTTCCAGGCCTCCTGCTCAGTCGCCTGCGCCGGGCGCTGACCGTCGTGGTCTGTCCTCTGACGGCCCTGATGGAGGACCAGGTGCTGAACCTACGGGTGCAGTTGCCCGGTTGGGCCGAGCGCGTCGCGTACCTGACAGGCAATCAAAGCCCAGATGAGCAGCGCGCAGTCCTTGATGGGGTCTGGGAAGGCCGAATTGACGTGCTGTACGTGAGTCCGGAGCGGCTCCGCAACCCTGGGATGCAGCGGCTGCTGCGTCACCGCCGCCCAGCCCTATGGGTGCTGGACGAGGCGCACACCTTCAGTCAGTGGGGAATGGACTTTCGCCCGGACTTTCTGAGAATCGCCCGGGCAATCCGCGAGATCCACGAGGGCGGCCCGGCACCCCTCTTGGGCCTGGTCACGGCGACCGCAACCACCCGCGTCAGCGACGACTTGGAGAAGAAACTGGTCGCAGCCCTGGGAGACGTGCTGAACCGACCGATGCGCCGGGTGCCGGACGACGTCGATTTTCAGTGGCGCGGGGAGATCAGCACCGAAGTCGTGCGCCTTCCTTTCAGCCAGCGCCTGGCGGCCATTCGGCAGCGGTTGCTGGAACGGCGCGGGCAGGGCGTGGCCATCGTCTACGTCCAGTCGCGCAAGTTGGCTGAGCTCTACGCCGAGGACCTCGGCGAACACCTCCGGGCAGCGGCCTTCCACGGCGGCCTGCCGCCCCGGCGCAAGGGCCAGACCCTGGAAGCGTTTAAAGCTGGAGACCTTGACGTGGTAGTGGCCACCAATGCGTTTGGGATGGGGATCGACCGCGCCGGAATTCACACGGTGCTCCACGCCGGACCGCCGAGTACTCCCGAAGCCTACCTGCAGGAGATTGGCCGCGTGGCCCGCAAGCCCGGTGAAACTGGGCACGCGGTGCTGTTCTGGGAAGAGCAGGACTTTCAGTTCGCCTTCGAATTCGAGAAGCAGTCCCGCGTCGGGAACAGCAAGAATTTGCGCGAGTGTTGGGGCATTGTGCGCGACCGGCTGAAAGAGGACCCTGTCCGGCGCTGGGTCTCCAGCTTCGAATTCGGCGCGGCCCTGCCACAGACCGATCCAGATGACCTGACCACCCAGGCGCGGGTCGCCCTGTACGCCCTGGAAGCGTATGACCTCGTCAAGGAAGGGGAATCTCAGCCGGCCCGGCTGAACCTGCGCCTGGAAGTAGGACAGGGTGAACTCGGCGAGGAGGGCCGGCGGCTGTGGGAGGTCCTGAAAAGGCAGGGGCTACGGCCAGGGGACGAGACGTCACTGGATCTCCGGGAAGCCGCGTTGCTGGCCGCCCTGCGGCCCAACAAGGTGGTCACAGGGGCGCGGCAGTTGGTGAAGGCTGGTTACGCGCGCTGGAGTTATGACCTCACCCTACGGGCCCGCAAGGGCACCCGAACCCGGCTGGACCGGGCCGGCACCAGCCTCCGCGCGCTGCTGGAGCAACTGGACGCCCATCCGGATGCCGACCTCTCGCAACTTCACGTACAGGCGATTCGCGAGGATCTCACCGCCCGGCGCCGGACAGCCCAGCTGGAATTGGCCCTCAAGACTCTCGCTGCCCTGGGGGTGGCCCGCTTCCGCATCGGGGGGGCACAGGCCAGTCTCGAACCGTATGCCGACGCACCGCCCCGGTCAGCTTGGACGACGTTCGCGCTGGCCCGCTTTGAGGTCTTGCAGGGCACCTGGGGCGTCCTAGAGCAGACCCTGAGCGAGACAGGCAGTGACACCTTGGTGGTGAATGCCGCCGATCTCGACGCGCAGCTACCGGATGTGCCGGGGGGCCTGAACGCCATGGAAAGCCTGCTGGCCCTCGAAACCCTGGGCATCGTTGATGTGGCCAGAGGCGATGAGATGCAGGGCCGCGTGTTCTACTTGGAGAAGGGGGACAAATACCAGGGCGGCAAGACACCGTCCTATCATCCAGCCGCGTTCCGGCCCCTGGAGCAGCATTACGCGGACCGCACGCGGCGACTGCATGCCATGCGCCTGATGGCGCTGGAGCTGGAAGAGGCGGCCCGGGTCGCCCTGATCCGGGACTACTTCACACTCACCCTGGAGGAATTCTGCCGCCAGCATTTCGCTGACCCAGACAGTGCGGCTGTGCCGCAACTGCCGGAGTATGCGCAGCGGATTTTGCAGGGCCTGAGCCCAGTCCAGCGGCAGGTGGTTGAAGACGAGCACAGCCGCGCGATCTTGGTGCTGGCTGGTCCGGGCAGTGGCAAGACCCGCACCGTGGTGCACCGCGTCGCGAACCTGATCGCGCTGAAGGGTGTTCCATCGGACCGGGTCCTTGTGCTCGCCTACAACAGGACGGCGGCAGCGGAAGTTCGGGACCGGCTCGCCACGCTGGTGGGTCCACTGGGCGTCCGGGTGGATGTGCTGACCTTCCATGGGCTGGCCCGCAAATTAACTGGCCTGAGCGACCGCGACGCGGTGGACGAGCAAGGTCAGCGCTTGTACGGAGACGCGGCACACGCCTGGCTGCTCCAGCAGGCCATCCTCCTACTGAAAGAGCAGGATCCGCCCTATCAGTACGTGCTGGTTGATGAGTATCAGGACGTGGACGCCCTTAAGTACGCCATGGTGACGCAGCTTGCGCGCTATCAGCCGAATGGAGGCGAGGACGAGGATCAGCCGGGTTACCTGGTGGCGGTGGGGGACGACGATCAGAACCTGTACGGCTTCCAGGGCGCGGATATCCGGTACATTCAGCAGTTTCAGCAGGACTATCAGATTGCGCCGGAGCAGGTGGTCGGCCTGGTCGAGAACTACCGCAGCGCCCGGCGGATTGTGGCGGC includes:
- a CDS encoding TOBE domain-containing protein, with the translated sequence MTHDQEEALAFSDRVAVMRGGQIEQIGTPEAVYSQPHTEFVATFLGRSNLLSGIASSGSPQTQLGRLLLNAQVEGPVTVSVRPEHFAFTEDPQACPVTILSREFKGHDVTYVVQLAQGQKLLVHHAGDEVWHEGHQTFVRVTQPVSTVP
- a CDS encoding transposase, producing the protein MRTYPTPATPRVLGVDDWAIQKGQSCRTVLVDLERHQVIDVLKDRSTAVLRDWHRAHPGIEIVTRDRASEYSRAVTEAAPQALQVADRWHLLCNLSGMVREWILRERTHWKEVIRAVKPDVTPETTTKGKQHTGEGRRQSGPAARRQCW
- a CDS encoding PKD domain-containing protein — encoded protein: MLRADPQFRFTRREPGIHATGNATLPWSRAGGFTATWSGQLHAPTSEPYTFYVKGDGRTQVYLNNAPLISAGQSSGTLTLSAGTMYDLRVETTQDDLQPRLTLEWSTPTKTRAVVPPSALFTRPLTAQTGTLQASSVTLGQNLLENGDFSDPMGSSTYAPNWSGTYKIQGPGRDGAGSALRLTGTAAASTYLYDPLEQGATYAVTVWGKATTASACTVKVQLGTTTAAVNETLTFTSSTWTKQTVTVQHPFTTKNFSLSSETAGGECWLDDVSVVGTAAAPNVPSPQVNLVQEGDFEGTLSAWRSSDNGVLPVAVPGRSGTGQAGSIQALSEDGWSQGFNQVIPASALKPETEYVLKVAGRVTATDDALSALCFFQGTSAAATPWFDAYASFPSTAAGIWTDQVFRFKTPAQTADLYVNLNKMQLGFMPTEAACQFDDIQLGEVVTGGPQEPQEPGETDEPEPVRAIIDSSITPPTVLAGGEVLFSGAGSTGENLTYTWDFGDGTTEIGDAEATGDVSHTYTTPGYYTTRLKVTNPHSPVPVMSEIRIAVLPEVHDMLSARAIALGEATRLDVQYPLPGLEYEWTLPEGRKIISPNASYEFKSLGFHDISLTIYDRRAGVFDENGPPILLLEDAKVNVQAPEYDLEVAFYGTEEYCEPSGGGEVTKASINFRAQNDIKPDSYCFHYTDEDLSYFSGTATSTWEKDQELASSSNSVTVAEYYWELPDGTKFQGETIPARRVYDAVRQSDIPILTFNIRDSLGRVFTEAFQAAAPHYYCLKEDVPSCVEIFTSSLTQKDEYHPLLRVDVPNKYTDVVRNPTDDFYEYTIYSGLYYSPSAHILVNGVKISLSSPGYDLRTGGPFDPQEPADQHFDVTKCSGYTHKNRNVLFLKAATTDPIYNNPGRIEAGLKNAFKSGINIYKFSNLFEKGCNEYSEPDPYGYASGGRSQINYKFLLPKYEDISVPKLTLNILPDEQAPSEKRQLFVDKEGQLIAQFNVSERDITSDGNIEIKIPLYAVDANGNLDTGVYGSPYLAPNNENLLMEGIVFNRGIAEVETIINIESLGNGSIDPSRFTRYGLDGNISEISFGSQSPKDLNSTTLAMSHKTASINTLNNTVLLPQNLAGETLNRIYLGGSANARQAIDKFLKNYDGSVTNIVVGLAPIVGDGSDLLMQAYYAANRKNVDYVIVTLGTIGLVMDATTLGTLDFTAPIKALYKYGGTTARAVVKESVDRWRTRPIQENFNSIKNNYSFMMDVALNKGDVRVVGNALELAVEGKGTPTQGLLHFTSTYNTFKSGNLWPKIKGINQKIKVAKYGMFAPKISQRIGKCGSKCLSSFGQLVNLYKVNGRSNIPTLRNFEESFFNCLIRPQQITQQSNNSKLCLKNMVLSKAKFNKKDLWYGTYSRKGDVYDLAEEYDGAVMTDFIDDSEETFLNEEIIEASKALLDFHTSQGLLVNFSLTGIRDLKEVINGTASTIPVVTRAELLYIRDNWSTMGTKVKWYLNGKNVAPPWQWAEPWVKP
- a CDS encoding ATP phosphoribosyltransferase regulatory subunit, with product MIKPRALSGFPEYLPAQQLVFNRVLSVIRDTYEAYGFTPIETASVEHQDVLMAKGGEDAELYALTRLNTGPEDRDTELALHFDLSIPLARYVAQHESQLVFPAVADSESLAGRPAAGRSVPGVLSG
- a CDS encoding DUF3006 domain-containing protein, with product MSHPSDAQSMYVVIDGLEGDMARVEQPDGTVEDWPVHRLPQGVREGDVLRLEVRGGHSVLQRDHAETRWRRQEAQTKLNALNQTSSDGEVTL
- a CDS encoding excalibur calcium-binding domain-containing protein — its product is MTSLLLGLGTASAQATPPGALTLRFLDVGQGDAVLITSPEGKSLLYDGGRSAARMATLLTQYSVKSLDLVAASHGDADHITGLVTAVQRFKPKYFLNNGLAPTTQIWQQLVGAVQAAGTQGLLAKAQVINLGSVKVTVLPPPPGMPKTEQNLNSIGLLVEYGSFRALMTGDSETAETTGWLRQAPASVFGPIDVYKSIHHGAKNGDNSRWLAAVRPTNVVIGVGPNNYGHPTAEALTLYKKAGAAIYRTDLNGTVTVTVQPGGQYTLTTEKGTGVKGTGAAVTSPAQPPAPPSSPVRYANCAAVRAAGKAPLLRGQPGYSTALDRDGDGRACE